A region from the Streptomyces lydicus genome encodes:
- a CDS encoding NAD-dependent epimerase/dehydratase family protein produces MSAAEHPLHAVLGAGPAGTALAGELVRRGHAVRLVSRSAPENAAEGIERYAADVSTPEGALAAVEGAAVVYHCVNVDYHRQIEVMPQVQRAVLAAVETTGARLVVLDTLYPYGPTHGEVMTEDTPWRATSRKGRMRAELDERYLAAHQAGRARVALGRAADFVGPGVLNSTLGGAVFPGALTGGEVLGMGDIDLPHSYTDIRDVAAGLATLGEHPEGDGRVWHLPTAPAATTREIHSMIEERVGRPLRRVVLPEPRPFGPFDAAFMDEYAEMFYQHTEPQVMDSAAFTRTFGVHPTPLGATLDATVDWYRALLAGARS; encoded by the coding sequence ATGTCTGCCGCAGAACACCCCCTCCATGCAGTGCTGGGCGCCGGGCCCGCCGGTACCGCGCTCGCCGGCGAACTCGTCCGCCGCGGTCACGCCGTACGCCTGGTCAGCCGCTCGGCACCGGAGAACGCCGCCGAGGGCATCGAGCGATACGCCGCCGATGTGAGCACGCCCGAGGGGGCGCTGGCCGCCGTCGAGGGCGCCGCCGTCGTCTACCACTGCGTGAATGTCGACTATCACCGCCAGATCGAGGTGATGCCGCAGGTCCAGCGCGCGGTGCTGGCCGCCGTCGAGACCACGGGCGCCCGCCTGGTCGTCCTGGACACGCTGTACCCGTACGGCCCGACGCACGGCGAGGTCATGACGGAGGACACTCCGTGGCGGGCGACCAGTCGCAAGGGGCGGATGCGGGCCGAGCTGGACGAGCGCTATCTCGCCGCCCACCAGGCGGGCCGGGCCCGGGTCGCCCTCGGGCGGGCGGCGGACTTCGTCGGCCCCGGCGTGCTCAACTCCACGCTCGGCGGAGCGGTCTTCCCCGGCGCGCTGACCGGAGGGGAAGTCCTCGGTATGGGCGATATCGACCTGCCGCACAGCTACACGGACATCCGCGATGTGGCGGCCGGCCTCGCCACCCTCGGCGAGCACCCGGAAGGCGACGGCAGGGTCTGGCATCTGCCCACCGCGCCTGCCGCCACCACCCGCGAGATCCACTCGATGATCGAGGAGCGGGTGGGCCGCCCGCTGCGGCGCGTGGTCCTTCCCGAGCCCCGCCCCTTCGGGCCGTTCGACGCGGCCTTCATGGACGAGTACGCGGAGATGTTCTACCAGCACACCGAGCCGCAGGTCATGGACTCCGCGGCCTTCACGCGGACCTTCGGCGTCCACCCGACGCCGCTGGGTGCCACCCTCGACGCCACCGTCGACTGGTACCGCGCGCTTCTGGCCGGCGCCCGGAGCTGA
- the crtI gene encoding phytoene desaturase family protein produces the protein MRTVKGPTDHVVVVGAGLSGLSATLHLLGAGRRVTVVEREALPGGRAGRIESHGYRIDTGPTVLTMPDLIDEAFAAVGERLTDRMELRALHPAYRARFADGSELDVHTDPQAMEAEVERFAGPAAAHGYRRLRHWLQQLYAVQRHRFIDANFDSPLQLLHPDLIRLAVLGGFGRLDDRIGRFLPDPRLRRVFSFQALYAGVPPARALAAYAVIAYMDTVGGVYFPRGGMHALPRAMADAAADAGAAFRYGHPVTRLERGGDRITAVVTAHERIPCDAVVLTPDLPLVHRLLGRRPRRPLRLRHAPSAVVLHAGTDRTWPRLAHHTLSFGTAWERTFDELTRTGRLMSDPSLLLSRPTATDPQLAPPGRHLHYILAPCPNTETGPGAGDWHDLAPRYRDSLLAVLERRGLTGIGAATEVHHLVTPADWAAQGLAAGTPFSAAHTLAQTGPFRPRNLVRGTENAVLAGCGTTPGVGVPTVLISGKLAAARITGRRPARSPAGTPRPTPRGLPA, from the coding sequence ATGAGAACCGTCAAGGGGCCCACCGACCACGTCGTGGTGGTCGGTGCCGGCCTCTCCGGGCTGTCCGCCACGCTGCATCTGCTCGGCGCCGGCCGGCGGGTGACGGTCGTCGAGCGCGAGGCGCTGCCCGGCGGCCGGGCCGGCCGGATCGAGAGCCACGGCTACCGCATCGACACCGGGCCGACCGTGCTGACCATGCCGGACCTCATCGACGAGGCGTTCGCGGCGGTCGGCGAACGGCTCACCGACCGGATGGAACTGCGGGCCCTGCACCCGGCGTACCGCGCCCGGTTCGCCGACGGCAGCGAACTGGACGTGCACACGGACCCGCAGGCCATGGAGGCCGAGGTCGAACGGTTCGCCGGCCCCGCGGCGGCCCACGGCTACCGGCGGCTGCGGCACTGGCTCCAGCAGCTGTACGCGGTCCAGCGGCACCGCTTCATCGACGCCAACTTCGACTCACCACTGCAGCTGCTGCACCCGGACCTGATCCGCCTCGCCGTGCTCGGCGGCTTCGGCCGGCTCGACGACCGCATCGGCCGCTTCCTGCCGGACCCGCGGCTGCGCCGGGTCTTCTCCTTCCAGGCGCTGTACGCCGGCGTGCCGCCGGCGCGCGCCCTGGCCGCCTATGCCGTCATCGCCTATATGGACACGGTGGGCGGGGTGTACTTCCCCCGCGGCGGGATGCACGCGCTGCCCCGCGCCATGGCGGACGCGGCCGCCGACGCCGGTGCCGCATTCCGCTACGGCCATCCGGTCACGCGGCTGGAACGCGGCGGTGACCGGATCACGGCCGTGGTGACCGCGCACGAGCGCATCCCCTGCGACGCGGTGGTCCTCACCCCCGACCTCCCGCTCGTCCACCGGCTGCTCGGCCGGCGCCCCCGCCGCCCGCTCCGCCTGCGTCACGCGCCCTCCGCGGTGGTCCTGCACGCCGGCACCGACCGGACCTGGCCGCGGCTGGCACACCACACGCTCTCCTTCGGCACCGCGTGGGAGCGGACCTTCGACGAACTCACCCGCACCGGCCGGCTGATGAGCGACCCCTCGCTGCTGCTCAGTCGCCCCACCGCCACCGACCCCCAACTCGCCCCGCCAGGCCGCCACTTGCACTACATCCTGGCGCCCTGCCCCAACACCGAGACCGGCCCCGGCGCCGGGGACTGGCACGACCTGGCGCCCCGGTACCGCGACAGCCTGCTCGCCGTACTGGAGCGCCGGGGACTCACCGGCATCGGTGCCGCCACCGAGGTGCACCACCTGGTCACCCCCGCCGACTGGGCAGCGCAGGGGCTCGCCGCCGGAACACCGTTCTCCGCCGCCCACACCCTGGCGCAGACCGGCCCCTTCCGCCCCCGCAACCTGGTGCGCGGCACCGAGAACGCCGTGCTGGCGGGCTGCGGCACCACCCCGGGCGTCGGCGTGCCCACCGTCCTGATCTCCGGCAAGCTCGCCGCGGCCCGGATCACCGGCCGCCGGCCCGCCCGTTCCCCCGCAGGCACGCCCCGCCCCACCCCGAGAGGCCTCCCGGCATGA
- a CDS encoding phytoene/squalene synthase family protein, which translates to MTARELDAAGITDPLLRDAYAHCRRLNARHGKTYFLATRLLPVERRSAVHALYGFARRADDLVDEPGAGRSTADCARALDALQRCLEEALRGGETAEPVVRAVAHTAAVYGIDHRHFTDFMASMRSDLTVTDYPTYEDLRRYVHGSAAVMGLQMLPVLGTVVPQEEAAPHAAALGVAFQLTNFLRDVGEDLDRGRIYLPADLLAAHGVDRALLRWSRDTGHRDPRITAAMTAAAELTRGVYREAEPGLALLDPVSRPCIRTAFVLYRAILDAVRDEGYAVLHRRAVVSRGRRAATASAGLARVAAARIAARRPAVRRAGVPHRPQEETS; encoded by the coding sequence ATGACCGCTCGCGAGCTGGACGCCGCAGGCATCACCGACCCCCTCCTGCGCGACGCCTACGCCCACTGCCGCCGGCTCAACGCCCGGCACGGCAAGACCTACTTCCTCGCCACCCGGCTGCTGCCGGTGGAACGACGGTCTGCCGTCCACGCCCTGTACGGCTTCGCCCGCCGGGCAGACGACCTCGTCGACGAACCCGGAGCGGGCCGCTCCACCGCCGACTGCGCGCGGGCGCTCGACGCCCTCCAGCGCTGCCTGGAGGAGGCCCTGCGCGGGGGAGAGACCGCGGAACCGGTGGTGCGTGCGGTGGCGCACACCGCGGCCGTGTACGGCATCGACCACCGGCACTTCACGGACTTCATGGCGTCGATGCGCAGCGATCTGACCGTGACGGACTACCCGACGTACGAGGACCTGCGGCGCTATGTGCACGGCTCGGCCGCCGTGATGGGGCTTCAGATGCTGCCGGTGCTCGGCACTGTCGTGCCGCAGGAGGAAGCCGCTCCGCACGCCGCCGCCCTGGGCGTCGCCTTCCAGCTCACCAACTTCCTGCGCGACGTCGGCGAAGACCTCGACCGGGGCCGGATCTATCTGCCCGCCGACCTGCTCGCGGCGCACGGCGTCGACCGCGCACTGCTGCGGTGGAGCAGGGACACCGGCCACCGCGATCCACGGATCACCGCCGCCATGACGGCGGCCGCCGAGCTCACCCGCGGCGTCTACCGCGAGGCGGAACCCGGCCTCGCCCTGCTCGACCCGGTGTCGCGCCCGTGCATCCGCACCGCGTTCGTCCTCTACCGCGCCATCCTCGATGCCGTGCGCGACGAGGGGTACGCCGTGCTGCACCGCCGCGCGGTGGTCTCCCGCGGACGCCGCGCGGCCACCGCGTCCGCCGGTCTGGCCCGGGTCGCCGCCGCCCGCATCGCCGCCCGCCGCCCCGCCGTGCGACGTGCCGGGGTGCCACACCGCCCGCAGGAGGAGACCTCATGA
- a CDS encoding DUF5914 domain-containing protein, translating to MTRQARRPPRLPLRLRPRPVPWDAQRPTWRDAHPARIADAVKAALARPSGNWFVLGASGGIGAHRAFGRTVAGVEVVAWRDVGGRLMAGPGACPHLGAPLDRSPVHCGILRCRWHGLALDGAPFAGWEPFPAYDDGLLAWVRLDEAGGERPLPEPVLPARPRTAGAVTAVHTVTGRCDPEDVIANRLDPWHGAWLHPYSFVDLTVAGAPSDGGGEKADGIAVEVSFKVAGRAVVPVTALFTAPAPRTVVMRIVAGEGRGSVVETHATPLGPDDRGRPRTAVTEAIVATSSRPGFALARAAAPALRPLLRAGSRRLWRDDLAYAERRWELRSSGRFPG from the coding sequence ATGACCCGACAGGCCCGCCGGCCCCCGCGGCTCCCGCTCCGGCTGCGGCCGAGGCCCGTGCCGTGGGATGCGCAGCGTCCGACCTGGCGCGACGCGCACCCCGCGCGTATCGCCGACGCCGTCAAGGCCGCCCTCGCCCGCCCGTCCGGCAACTGGTTCGTCCTCGGCGCGAGCGGCGGCATCGGCGCCCACCGGGCCTTCGGCCGCACCGTCGCCGGTGTCGAGGTCGTCGCCTGGCGCGACGTGGGCGGCCGGCTGATGGCCGGGCCAGGGGCCTGTCCGCACCTCGGTGCGCCGCTGGACCGGAGCCCCGTGCACTGTGGCATCCTGCGCTGCCGCTGGCACGGACTCGCCCTGGACGGTGCCCCGTTCGCGGGCTGGGAGCCGTTCCCCGCGTACGACGACGGGCTGCTGGCCTGGGTGCGTCTCGACGAGGCCGGCGGGGAGCGGCCGCTGCCCGAGCCGGTCCTGCCCGCCCGGCCACGGACGGCGGGTGCCGTCACCGCGGTGCACACCGTCACCGGCCGGTGCGATCCCGAGGATGTGATCGCCAACCGCCTCGACCCGTGGCACGGGGCATGGCTCCACCCCTACTCCTTCGTCGACCTCACCGTGGCCGGCGCCCCCTCGGACGGTGGCGGGGAGAAGGCGGACGGCATCGCCGTCGAGGTCTCCTTCAAGGTCGCTGGACGGGCGGTGGTGCCGGTCACGGCCCTGTTCACCGCGCCCGCGCCGCGCACGGTGGTGATGCGGATCGTGGCCGGCGAGGGCCGGGGCTCCGTGGTGGAGACCCATGCCACCCCGCTGGGCCCGGACGACCGGGGGCGGCCGCGCACCGCGGTCACCGAGGCGATCGTCGCCACCTCCTCTCGCCCCGGCTTCGCCCTCGCACGTGCGGCCGCGCCCGCCCTGCGCCCGCTGCTGCGCGCCGGCTCGCGACGGCTGTGGCGGGACGACCTGGCCTACGCCGAGCGCCGCTGGGAACTGCGCAGCAGCGGACGCTTCCCGGGCTGA
- a CDS encoding FAD-dependent oxidoreductase: MSRGRAPGGAARHGRDRRAQRVPGPPGRERAAPDGPVVTVVGGGIAGLAAATALAERGVRVTLYEREADLGGRLAGRPVHLADGSTATMSRGFHAFFPQYYNLRGLLRRVDPGLDMLRRLPDYPLRHRAGWQDSFARVPRTPPWSALGFVALSPTFTWRDLARMRPGAALPLLDVRVPQVYERLDGISARDFLSRIRFPEAARHLAFEVFSRSFFADPRELSAAELVLMFHIYFLGSSEGLLFDVPAEPFPQALWHPLGRYLTGHGVRLCTDTAVTRVEPAAGGGVRVVARGEARRFDAVVLALDPGGLRQLTAASDGLGDAAWRARIGRLRTAPPFLVSRLWLERRVRADRPGFLGTSGYGSLDNISVLERWEGEAARWSARTGGSVLELHAYAVSPGADRADEQRRLVEQLHTVYPETRGVRIVDRRHEWHADCPLFPVGGFGDRPTVHTPDPRVVVAGDAVRTPFPVALMERAATTGFLAANALLRGWGVRGQTLWTVPDRGRSAALRWAARWAER; encoded by the coding sequence GTGAGCCGCGGACGTGCGCCGGGCGGGGCCGCGCGGCACGGACGCGACCGCCGGGCGCAACGGGTGCCGGGGCCGCCGGGGCGGGAGCGGGCCGCGCCCGACGGACCCGTTGTCACGGTGGTCGGCGGCGGGATCGCGGGCCTCGCCGCCGCGACCGCGCTGGCCGAGCGGGGGGTGCGGGTGACGCTGTACGAACGCGAAGCGGACCTGGGCGGCCGGCTGGCGGGCCGGCCCGTGCACCTCGCCGACGGCTCGACGGCGACCATGAGCCGGGGATTCCACGCCTTCTTCCCGCAGTACTACAACCTGCGGGGGCTGCTGCGCCGGGTCGACCCCGGGCTGGACATGCTCCGGCGGCTGCCCGACTACCCGCTGCGCCACCGTGCGGGATGGCAGGACAGCTTTGCGCGGGTGCCCCGGACACCGCCGTGGAGCGCACTGGGTTTTGTGGCGCTCAGTCCCACGTTCACCTGGCGGGATCTGGCGCGGATGCGTCCCGGTGCGGCCCTGCCGCTGCTCGACGTACGGGTGCCGCAGGTCTACGAGCGGCTGGACGGCATCAGCGCCCGGGACTTCCTCTCCCGCATCCGCTTCCCCGAGGCCGCGCGGCATCTCGCGTTCGAGGTGTTCTCCCGGAGTTTCTTCGCCGACCCGCGGGAACTGTCCGCCGCGGAACTGGTGTTGATGTTCCACATCTACTTCCTCGGCTCCAGCGAGGGGCTGCTCTTCGACGTGCCCGCCGAGCCCTTCCCGCAGGCGTTGTGGCACCCCCTCGGCCGGTATCTGACGGGGCACGGGGTGCGGCTGTGCACGGACACGGCGGTGACCCGGGTCGAGCCGGCGGCGGGCGGCGGGGTGCGGGTCGTCGCGCGAGGCGAGGCGCGCCGGTTCGACGCGGTGGTGCTGGCGCTCGACCCCGGCGGGCTGCGGCAACTCACAGCCGCTTCGGACGGGTTGGGGGACGCGGCATGGCGGGCGCGGATCGGGCGGCTGCGGACCGCGCCGCCATTCCTGGTGTCGCGGCTGTGGCTGGAGCGGCGGGTGCGCGCCGACCGGCCCGGTTTCCTGGGCACCAGCGGCTACGGGTCCCTGGACAACATCAGCGTGCTGGAGCGCTGGGAGGGGGAGGCGGCCCGCTGGTCGGCCCGCACCGGCGGCTCGGTTCTCGAACTGCACGCCTACGCCGTCTCCCCCGGTGCCGACCGGGCGGACGAACAACGGCGTCTGGTGGAGCAGTTGCACACCGTGTACCCGGAGACCCGCGGTGTCCGGATCGTCGACCGGCGGCACGAGTGGCACGCGGACTGCCCGCTGTTCCCGGTGGGCGGGTTCGGCGACCGGCCGACCGTGCACACGCCCGACCCGCGGGTGGTGGTCGCGGGCGACGCGGTGCGCACCCCGTTCCCGGTGGCGCTGATGGAGCGCGCGGCGACGACCGGGTTCCTCGCGGCCAATGCGCTGCTGAGGGGCTGGGGCGTACGCGGCCAGACCCTGTGGACCGTGCCGGACCGGGGGCGCTCCGCTGCACTGCGGTGGGCGGCGCGGTGGGCGGAGCGGTGA
- a CDS encoding lycopene cyclase family protein has product MRDADVVIVGAGAAGLSLAFRLCAPAAGDRELRVLLVDAPHGPLTPPERTWCYWEAPGGVFDSALTASWERLRVHGPDGAATEGRPAPLRYKMLRSRDFEAFVGARLAVRSGAVRATAAVESVRDAAGGAEVRGRDEAGRPVVFRARWAFDSRPPGVRLPPARTTLQQHFRGWFVRTGRPAFDPATADLMDFRTPQPAHGLSFGYVLPLSERTALVEYTEFSRRILHTAAYERALRRYTAQVLRLDDFRVTAVEQGVIPMTDGRFPRRAGRSVFRIGTAGGATRASTGYTFAAVQRQSAHLAAALLAGRHPLPPPAHTAWHRAMDAVLLRALDRGRVDGAEFFTGLFRAVPMERLLRFLDGRSRLWEDVTIGLHTPVLPMLRTAAELPLLPRTGHGAVNRPRHTSPKTGGEPAMTLPHEGPSSTGCAPRERA; this is encoded by the coding sequence GTGCGGGACGCGGATGTCGTCATCGTCGGCGCGGGAGCGGCCGGGCTGTCGCTCGCCTTCCGGCTGTGCGCACCGGCGGCGGGCGACCGGGAGCTGCGGGTGCTGCTCGTCGACGCCCCGCACGGGCCACTCACTCCGCCGGAACGGACCTGGTGCTACTGGGAAGCGCCGGGCGGCGTCTTCGACTCCGCGCTGACCGCTTCGTGGGAGCGGCTTCGGGTGCACGGCCCCGACGGGGCGGCGACGGAAGGACGGCCCGCGCCCTTGAGGTACAAGATGCTGCGCTCGCGCGACTTCGAGGCGTTCGTCGGCGCCCGCCTCGCCGTCCGGAGCGGCGCCGTGCGGGCCACCGCGGCGGTGGAGTCCGTACGGGACGCCGCCGGCGGCGCGGAGGTACGGGGGCGCGACGAGGCGGGACGTCCGGTGGTCTTCCGGGCGCGCTGGGCCTTCGACTCCCGGCCGCCGGGCGTGCGGCTCCCGCCGGCCCGCACCACTCTCCAGCAGCACTTCCGGGGCTGGTTCGTCCGCACCGGACGGCCGGCGTTCGATCCCGCGACCGCGGATCTGATGGACTTCCGCACCCCGCAGCCCGCGCACGGCCTGTCCTTCGGGTATGTCCTGCCGCTGAGCGAGCGCACCGCGCTGGTGGAGTACACCGAGTTCTCCCGCCGGATCCTGCACACCGCCGCCTACGAGCGGGCGTTGCGCCGGTACACCGCGCAGGTGCTGCGGCTGGACGATTTCCGGGTGACCGCCGTCGAGCAGGGCGTGATCCCGATGACCGACGGCCGGTTTCCGCGGCGGGCGGGCCGCTCGGTGTTCCGTATCGGGACCGCGGGCGGCGCCACCCGTGCGTCGACCGGATACACCTTCGCCGCCGTACAGCGGCAGTCCGCGCACCTCGCGGCCGCCCTCCTGGCGGGCCGGCATCCCCTCCCCCCGCCCGCGCACACGGCCTGGCACCGGGCGATGGACGCCGTGCTGCTGCGTGCACTGGACCGCGGCCGGGTGGACGGCGCCGAGTTCTTCACCGGGCTGTTCCGCGCGGTGCCGATGGAGCGGCTGCTGCGGTTTCTCGACGGCCGCTCCCGGCTGTGGGAGGACGTCACCATCGGCCTGCACACCCCGGTGCTGCCCATGCTCCGTACCGCCGCCGAACTTCCGCTGCTGCCCCGTACGGGCCACGGTGCGGTGAACCGGCCCCGTCACACGTCCCCAAAGACCGGAGGAGAGCCGGCCATGACACTGCCGCACGAGGGACCATCGTCCACGGGGTGCGCCCCGCGGGAGCGAGCGTGA
- the sigK gene encoding ECF RNA polymerase sigma factor SigK yields MPVAARGDRSSAPHSGALEALLDRVSRGDQQAFESLYTAVAGSVLGLVRRVVRDPAQSEEVAQEVLIEVWRSAARYDARQGSAMAWIMTLTHRRAVDRVRSAQAAADRDHRAGVNAYTAAFDEVSEQVERRLEREQVRRCLGQLTELQRESVTLAYYRGYTYRETADLLGTALGTVKTRLRDGLIRLRDCLGVSA; encoded by the coding sequence ATGCCCGTCGCAGCCCGCGGCGACCGATCCTCAGCGCCGCATTCCGGTGCCCTGGAAGCACTGCTCGACCGCGTCTCCCGCGGTGACCAGCAAGCATTCGAGAGTCTTTACACGGCGGTCGCCGGTTCCGTGCTGGGTCTGGTGCGCCGGGTGGTACGGGACCCCGCCCAGTCCGAGGAGGTGGCACAGGAGGTGCTGATCGAGGTGTGGCGGTCCGCGGCCCGCTATGACGCGCGGCAGGGCAGCGCCATGGCCTGGATCATGACCTTGACCCACCGGCGCGCGGTGGACCGGGTGCGCTCGGCCCAGGCGGCGGCCGACCGCGACCACCGGGCCGGAGTGAACGCCTACACCGCGGCCTTCGACGAGGTCAGCGAACAGGTCGAACGGCGGCTGGAGCGTGAGCAGGTGCGCCGCTGCCTCGGGCAGCTCACCGAACTCCAACGGGAGTCGGTGACGCTCGCCTACTACCGCGGGTACACCTACCGGGAGACCGCCGACCTGCTGGGCACCGCGCTGGGCACGGTCAAGACACGGCTGCGCGACGGGCTGATCCGGCTCCGCGACTGCCTGGGGGTGTCGGCATGA
- a CDS encoding anti-sigma factor — MNAVDLHTLTGAYALGALSGREAAEFARHLAQCEACAREVRELQETAARLALAVAEVPPADLRTRVMAALPEVRQLPPAAREATVIPMRRRARRRLPYLAAAACLAVAAVAGGLAVNARYDADRQRDRTARAEAQAAEISALMTAPDATFHTTAFKGGGSGTVVASRRMGRTAFLYHGLPALPERRVYELWYSRNGTMVPAGLVEPGRSSGTMLLTGGPQGADGVGVTAEPPGGSSSPTSPPLGLLRV, encoded by the coding sequence ATGAACGCCGTCGATCTGCACACGCTCACCGGTGCCTACGCCCTGGGCGCACTGTCCGGCCGGGAGGCGGCGGAGTTCGCCCGCCACCTCGCCCAGTGCGAGGCCTGCGCCCGGGAGGTGCGGGAGCTGCAGGAGACCGCCGCCCGGCTCGCCCTGGCGGTCGCCGAGGTGCCGCCGGCGGATCTCCGGACGCGGGTGATGGCGGCCCTTCCCGAAGTCCGGCAGCTTCCCCCGGCAGCGCGCGAGGCCACGGTGATCCCGATGCGCCGTCGCGCGCGCCGCCGCCTGCCCTACCTCGCGGCCGCCGCCTGCCTGGCCGTCGCCGCGGTCGCCGGCGGACTGGCCGTCAACGCCCGCTACGACGCCGACCGGCAGCGGGACCGTACCGCCCGCGCCGAGGCGCAGGCGGCCGAGATCAGCGCCCTGATGACCGCGCCGGACGCCACCTTCCACACCACGGCCTTCAAGGGCGGCGGCAGCGGGACCGTGGTGGCCTCCCGGCGGATGGGACGGACCGCCTTCCTCTACCACGGCCTGCCGGCACTGCCGGAACGGCGGGTGTACGAACTCTGGTACAGCCGCAACGGCACGATGGTGCCCGCCGGACTCGTCGAGCCCGGCCGCTCCTCGGGCACGATGCTGCTGACCGGCGGACCACAGGGCGCGGACGGAGTCGGCGTCACGGCCGAACCCCCGGGCGGCTCCAGCAGCCCCACCAGCCCGCCGCTGGGGCTCCTGCGGGTCTGA
- a CDS encoding NAD(P)/FAD-dependent oxidoreductase, whose translation MERRRIAVVGGGVAGLTAAYVLQRGGCEVSLYEADDRLGGHAHTHDTVSSNGRVVRVDTGFIVHNERTYPLLLRLFGELGVATQDSEMSMSVRCEGCGLEYAGARGLAGLFAQPRSALRGRYLRMLTEIRAFHRAARTTLAAEHGDTLTLGGFLDDCGFSRYFRTHFVTPLVSAVWSCAPTTALQYPAVYLFRFLDHHGLLSVGGSPRWKTVTGGSVEYVGRVAKQLTAVRTGTPVRAVHRGHDRAGVVTEDGVECAYDTVVVAVHPDQALRMLADPTDDERRVLGAFSYSPNTTLLHGDTSLLPRARGARASWNYLMASCTTPADKVQVSYHMNRLQRLDTPEDYLVSLNATDRVAADRILARMVYEHPVYTPESVAAQQSLPRLNTAVTAFAGAYHGWGFHEDGCRSGVQAAAALGVRW comes from the coding sequence GTGGAGCGCCGACGGATAGCTGTGGTGGGCGGCGGGGTGGCGGGACTCACCGCCGCGTATGTGCTGCAGCGAGGCGGATGCGAGGTGTCGCTGTACGAGGCGGACGACCGCCTCGGCGGTCATGCCCACACCCACGACACGGTCTCGTCCAACGGCCGGGTGGTACGCGTCGACACCGGCTTCATCGTCCACAACGAACGCACCTACCCGCTGCTGCTGCGGCTGTTCGGCGAACTCGGCGTGGCCACCCAGGACTCCGAGATGAGCATGTCCGTACGGTGTGAGGGCTGCGGCCTGGAGTACGCCGGCGCCCGCGGTCTGGCCGGGCTCTTCGCCCAGCCGCGCAGCGCCCTGCGCGGGCGCTACCTGCGGATGCTGACCGAGATCCGGGCCTTCCACCGCGCGGCCCGCACCACGCTCGCCGCGGAGCACGGTGACACGCTCACCCTCGGCGGATTCCTCGACGACTGCGGCTTCTCGCGGTACTTCCGTACCCACTTCGTCACCCCGCTGGTCTCCGCGGTGTGGTCCTGCGCCCCCACCACCGCCCTGCAGTACCCGGCCGTCTACCTGTTCCGCTTTCTCGACCACCACGGGCTGCTGTCCGTCGGCGGCTCCCCGCGGTGGAAGACGGTGACCGGCGGCTCGGTGGAGTACGTCGGCCGGGTCGCCAAGCAGCTCACGGCGGTCCGCACCGGCACCCCGGTGCGGGCGGTGCACCGCGGCCACGACCGGGCCGGGGTGGTGACCGAGGACGGCGTGGAGTGCGCGTACGACACGGTGGTGGTGGCCGTACACCCCGACCAGGCCCTGCGGATGCTCGCCGACCCCACCGACGACGAACGGCGGGTCCTGGGCGCGTTCTCCTACTCGCCCAACACCACCCTGCTGCACGGCGACACCTCGCTGCTGCCCCGCGCCCGCGGTGCCCGGGCCTCCTGGAACTACCTGATGGCCTCCTGCACCACCCCCGCGGACAAGGTGCAGGTCAGCTACCACATGAACCGTCTGCAGCGGCTGGACACCCCGGAGGACTACCTCGTCAGCCTCAACGCCACCGACCGGGTCGCCGCCGACCGGATCCTGGCGCGGATGGTCTACGAACACCCCGTCTACACACCGGAGTCGGTCGCCGCCCAGCAGAGTCTGCCGCGGCTGAACACGGCGGTCACCGCCTTCGCGGGCGCCTACCACGGCTGGGGCTTCCACGAGGACGGCTGCCGCTCCGGGGTGCAGGCCGCCGCGGCCCTGGGGGTGCGCTGGTGA
- a CDS encoding DUF1365 domain-containing protein, translated as MVSHTRTVPVHHSLRHRTYLWLVDLDRPPRLPLALRPLARFDPRDHFAGTAPSLRAGLERFLTSRGVRLDGGRVLMLAHARVLGHVFNPLTLYWCHDRSGAQVCVVAEVHNTYGERHCYLLHTDAQGRADVTKDFYVSPFFPVDGAYRMRLPEPAGRLDLTVQLRRGGTRPFTATVRGTRRPATPRHLLAMVRRHPWSTAAVTARIRRHGIALFLRGLPVRTRPRHRIQEGMQ; from the coding sequence GTGGTCTCCCACACCCGCACGGTCCCGGTGCACCACTCGCTGCGCCACCGCACCTACCTCTGGCTGGTCGACCTCGACCGCCCGCCGCGGCTCCCGCTCGCCCTGCGCCCGCTGGCCCGGTTCGACCCCCGGGACCACTTCGCCGGCACCGCACCGTCCCTCCGGGCCGGTCTGGAACGGTTCCTGACGAGCCGCGGGGTGCGCCTGGACGGCGGGCGGGTGCTGATGCTCGCGCACGCCAGGGTCCTGGGCCATGTCTTCAATCCGCTGACCCTGTACTGGTGCCACGACCGCAGCGGTGCACAGGTGTGCGTCGTGGCCGAGGTGCACAACACCTACGGCGAGCGCCACTGCTACCTGCTGCACACCGACGCCCAGGGCCGGGCGGACGTCACCAAGGACTTCTATGTCTCACCGTTCTTCCCGGTCGACGGCGCCTACCGGATGCGCCTGCCCGAACCGGCCGGCCGGCTCGATCTGACCGTACAGCTGCGGCGTGGTGGCACCAGGCCGTTCACCGCGACCGTGCGCGGCACCCGGCGGCCCGCGACCCCGCGGCACCTGCTGGCCATGGTGCGGCGCCACCCCTGGTCGACGGCCGCGGTCACGGCCAGGATCCGCCGCCACGGCATCGCCCTGTTCCTGCGGGGTCTGCCCGTCAGGACCCGCCCCCGCCACCGTATCCAGGAAGGTATGCAGTGA